A single region of the Gadus morhua chromosome 5, gadMor3.0, whole genome shotgun sequence genome encodes:
- the LOC115544341 gene encoding leucine-rich repeat and fibronectin type-III domain-containing protein 2: protein MDKVVISLLLLGTSVMMAHACPKYCVCQNLSESLGTLCPSKGLLFVPLDIDRHTVELRLGGNFILKVSAQDFANMTGLVDLTLSRNTISSIQPFSFIDLETLRSLHLDSNRLTELGPDDLRGLVNLQHLILNNNQLNRISNVAFEDLMLTLEDLDLSYNNLRSVPWETIRKMVNLHQMSLDHNLINYISEGTFTDLDKLARLDLTSNRLQKLPPDPIFGRSQSSVVLTTPYAPQLSLSFGGNPLHCNCEVLWLRRLDREDDMETCASPAALKGRYFWSVREEEFVCEPPLITQHTHKLLVLEGQTASLRCKAVGDPMPAVHWVAPDDRLISNSSRATVYENGTLDITITTAKDYGTFTCIAANAAGESTASIELSIIQLPHLNNSSNRTAQPKSGLSDITSSTKISKGEPKPPPEKTVSVSEVTSVSALIKWIVSKSTPKVKMFQLQYNCSEDEVLIYRMIPMANKAFLVSNLVSGMQYDLCVLAIWEDAATTLTATNIVGCVQFATTDDYPQCQSLHSGFLGGTMILVIGGVIVATLLVFIVILMVRYKATGGGGGVPTGKLPSVSNTYSQTNGGLSRLNGAQPLAKPTVVVLHEEMVEFKCGSLQSSLSSSSDSSNSLDRGPADQYSLQASECSTLPSSKFRRHGAGPKGRPHLDHLLGAFASLELRSVTVKEHQQAAGCSVTTTGVMTVAVVPPSDKEPLLGRAESTTMLGRLLGLPQESRPKRSHSFDLGHPGAAQCVSSYPRRISNIWTKRSVSVNGMLLQYDDTEEERPSSESSEWVMESTV, encoded by the exons ATGGACAAAGTGGTTATCAGTCTCCTGCTCCTGGGAACCTCAGTAATGATGGCCCATGCATGTCCCAAGTACTGCGTCTGCCAGAACCTCTCTGAGTCCCTGGGCACACTGTGTCCGTCCAAAGGCCTGCTCTTTGTGCCGCTGGACATCGACCGGCACACCGTGGAGCTGCGGCTGGGCGGGAACTTCATCCTCAAGGTCAGCGCGCAGGACTTTGCCAACATGACCGGTCTGGTGGACCTGACGCTGTCCCGGAACACCATCAGCTCCATCCAGCCCTTCTCCTTCATCGACCTGGAGACCCTGAGGTCGCTGCACCTGGACAGCAACAGGCTGACGGAGCTGGGGCCCGACGACCTCCGGGGCCTGGTCAACCTGCAGCACCTGATCCTCAACAACAACCAGCTGAACCGCATCTCCAACGTGGCCTTCGAGGACCTGATGCTGACCCTGGAGGAcctggacctgtcctacaacaACCTGCGCAGCGTGCCTTGGGAAACCATCCGCAAGATGGTCAACCTGCACCAGATGAGTCTGGACCATAACCTCATTAACTACATCTCCGAGGGGACCTTTACCGATCTGGATAAGTTAGCCCGCTTGGACCTCACCTCCAACCGTCTGCAGAAGCTCCCCCCGGACCCCATATTCGGCCGTTCCCAGAGTAGCGTGGTGCTGACCACCCCATACGCCCCGCAGCTGTCCCTGAGCTTCGGGGGCAATCCGCTGCACTGCAACTGTGAGGTGCTGTGGCTGCGCCGGCTGGACCGCGAGGACGACATGGAGACGTGCGCTTCCCCCGCCGCCCTGAAGGGGCGCTACTTCTGGTCCGTTCGGGAAGAGGAGTTTGTCTGCGAGCCCCCGTTGAtcacacagcacacgcacaaGCTACTGGTGCTGGAGGGCCAGACGGCGAGCCTGCGCTGCAAGGCCGTCGGCGATCCGATGCCAGCGGTGCACTGGGTGGCGCCCGACGACCGCCTGATCAGCAACTCGTCACGCGCCACCGTGTATGAGAACGGCACCCTggacatcaccatcaccacggcCAAGGACTACGGCACGTTCACCTGCATCGCCGCCAACGCCGCCGGCGAGTCCACGGCCTCCATCGAGCTCTCCATCATACAACTGCCCCACCTGAACAACAGCTCGAACCGCACCGCGCAGCCTAAGTCCGGCCTCTCCGACATCACCAGCTCCACCAAGATCAGTAAGGGCGAGCCCAAGCCCCCCCCTGAGAAAACGGTGTCGGTGTCCGAGGTGACATCGGTCTCTGCTCTGATCAAATGGATCGTGAGCAAATCAACCCCGAAGGTCAAAATGTTCCAGCTCCAGTACAACTGCTCTGAGGATGAAGTGCTCATTTACAG GATGATCCCCATGGCCAACAAGGCGTTCCTGGTGAGCAACCTGGTGTCGGGGATGCAGTACGACCTGTGCGTGCTGGCCATCTGGGAGGACGCGGCCACCACGCTCACTGCCACCAACATCGTGGGCTGTGTGCAGTTCGCCACCACCGACGACTACCCCCAGTGCCAGTCCCTCCACAGCGGCTTCCTGGGCGGGACCATGATCCTGGTGATTGGCGGCGTCATCGTGGCCACCCTCCTGGTGTTCATCGTCATCCTCATGGTGCGCTACAAAGCcaccggcggcggtggcggcgtccCGACCGGCAAGCTGCCCAGCGTCAGCAACACGTACTCGCAGACCAACGGCGGGCTGAGCCGGCTGAACGGCGCCCAGCCGCTGGCCAAGCCCACCGTGGTGGTGCTGCACGAGGAGATGGTGGAGTTCAAGTGCGGCTCCCTCCAGAGCAGCCTGTCGTCCTCGTCCGACTCGTCCAACTCCCTGGACAGAGGGCCCGCCGACCAGTACAGCCTCCAGGCCAGCGAGTGCAGCACCCTGCCCAGCAGCAAGTTCAGGAGGCACGGCGCCGGCCCCAAAGGACGGCCCCACCTGGACCACCTCCTGGGGGCCTTCGCCTCGCTGGAGCTGCGGAGCGTCACGGTGAAGGAGCACCAGCAGGCGGCCGGCTGCTCCGTCACCACCACCGGCGTGatgacggtggcggtggtgccGCCCTCCGACAAAGAGCCCCTGCTGGGGAGGGCCGAGTCCACCACCATGCTGGGCCGACTGCTGGGGCTGCCCCAGGAGAGCAGGCCCAAGAGGAGCCACTCGTTCGACTTGGGCCACCCGGGCGCCGCGCAGTGCGTCAGTAGCTACCCGCGCCGGATCAGCAACATCTGGACTAAGCGCAGCGTGTCCGTCAACGGCATGCTGCTCCAGTACGATgacactgaggaggagaggCCCTCTTCGGAGAGCTCCGAGTGGGTGATGGAAAGTACAGTGTGA